A genomic region of Podarcis raffonei isolate rPodRaf1 chromosome 13, rPodRaf1.pri, whole genome shotgun sequence contains the following coding sequences:
- the LOC128398835 gene encoding vomeronasal type-2 receptor 26-like translates to MMLPGSNAGIYRYYQPGDIIFGSIGSQSIILSSPKAFDEQPPQKLSEEAIFDDENGDIIKKAAEMFDRVMSSTANAFVCYGEADSIIFLRWVLYLPEVEVTTQMPRGIVWILTAQIEFKSFSYQRDWDIQAFHGAISFSIHSNEVQGFKKFLQGRNPSSTADDGFIRDFWEQAFGCVFPSSALDDVVGDICTGDESLENLPGPIFEMSMTGHSYCIYNAVYAVAHALHMLSSTSKHRTMAEGERKKLQKNQPWQNRVLVAGFDIVNWVTFPNKSFVRVKVGKIHLKAPSEDQAITIKEDAIVWHRCFNEAYPVSVCTDSCFPGYSKKKKEGEPFCCYDCFPCPEGRISDKNDMAECFQCQEDHYPSKDKKTCIPKLVTFLSYEEPLGISLATGALSCSLIIGLVLGIFAKHYDTPIVKANNRSLTYILLISLLLCFLSALLFIGRPEKVMCLLRQTAFAIIFSVAVSCMLAKTMTVVLAFMATKPGSRMRKWVGRKLSTSVVISCSSIQTMICIIWLAISPPFPNVDKHSKSNEIVLECNEGSSTMFFCALGYLGFLALASFTVAFHARKLPDSFNEAKFITFSMLGFCSVWFSFVPTYLSSKGKYMVAVQIFSILASSSGVMGCIFFPKCYIIVIRPHLNKRELLISKNFK, encoded by the exons ATGATGTTACCAGGTTCAAATGCTGGTATCTACAG GTATTATCAGCCTGGAGACATAATCTTTGGAAGCATTGGTTCTCAGAGCATAATCCTTTCCAGTCCAAAGGCTTTTGATGAACAACCTCCCCAGAAATTATCTGAAGAAGCAAT CTTTGATGATGAGAATGGAGACATAATAAAAAAAGCAGCTGAAATGTTTGACAGAGTTATGAGCAGCACAGCCAATGCATTTGTCTGCTATGGAGAAGCAGATTCCATAATATTTTTGAGATGGGTGCTATATCTACCAGAAGTGGAAGTTACAACACAAATGCCAAGAGGTATAGTCTGGATCCTGACAGCACAGATAGAGTTCAAATCATTTTCCTACCAACGTGATTGGGATATCCAAGCCTTCCATGGTGctatatctttttcaattcactcCAATGAGGTACAGGGATTCAAAAAATTTCTTCAGGGCAGAAACCCTTCCAGCACAGCAGATGATGGTTTTATCAGAGATTTCTGGGAACAGGCATTTGGCTGTGTTTTCCCAAGCTCTGCTTTGGATGATGTGGTGGGTGATATCTGTACTGGAGATGAGAGTTTGGAGAATCTTCCTGGACctatttttgaaatgagcatgactggtcACAGCTACtgtatctacaatgctgtctatgcagTGGCCCATGCACTGCATATGCTTTCATCCACATCCAAACACAGAACaatggcagagggagaaagaaagaaacttcagAAGAATCAACCATGGCAG AATCGGGTATTAGTGGCAGGATTTGATATTGTAAACTGGGTCACATTCCCAAACAAATCTTTTGTTAGAGTGAAAGTTGGAAAGATTCATCTCAAAGCTCCAAGTGAAGACCAAGCAATCACCATTAAAGAAGATGCCATTGTGTGGCACAGATGTTTTAATGAG GCATATCCTGTTTCTGTATGCACTGATTCCTGCTTTCCCGGTTATagcaagaaaaagaaggaaggggagccattctgctgctatgattgctttccatgtccagaagggaggATATCTGATAAGAATG ACATGGCTGAATGTTTTCAATGCCAAGAAGATCATTATCCAAGCAAGGATAAAAAGACATGCATTCCTAAGCTTGTAACCTTTTTGTcatatgaagaacctttggggatcAGTTTAGCTACTGGTGCTCTTTCATGTTCTTTGATCATAGGTCTGGTGCTaggcatttttgcaaagcattatgacactcccattgtcaaagccaacaaccgttCTCTCACCTACATTCTCCTCATCTCTCTTTTGCTCTGTTTCCTGTCTGCATTGCTATTCATTGGACGACCTGAGAAGGTAATGTGTCTcctccgacaaactgcttttgcaatcatcttctcagtggctgtatCTTGCATGCTGGCAAAAACCATgactgtggttctggctttcatggccaccaagccaggatccaggatgaggaagtgggtgggcagAAAACTGTCCACCTCTGTTGTTATTTCTTGCTCCTCTATCCAAACAATGATTTGTATTATATGGTTGGCaatctctcccccattcccaaatGTTGACAAACATTCAAAGTCTAATGAAATTGTATTGGAATGTAATGAGGGTTCAAGTACCATGTTTTTCTGTGCTTTGGGCTACCTGGGTTTCCTGGCACTTGCcagcttcactgtggctttccATGCCAGGAAGCTACCAgatagtttcaatgaagccaagttcatcactttcagcatgttagggttttgcagtgtttggttctcCTTTGTTCCAACTTACCTGAGTTCCAAGGGGAAATATATGGTAGCTGTGCAGATCTTCTCAATCTTAGCCTCCAGTAGCGGGGTAATGGGCTGCATCTTTTTCCCAAAATGTTACATCATTGTAATAAGGCCTCATTTGAACAAAAGGGAACTACTAATCAGTAAAAATTTCAAATAA
- the LOC128398836 gene encoding vomeronasal type-2 receptor 26-like, whose product MAASVVLQLMILLIVGNSPFAKCRIQDPYHILHKYFQPGDIIFGAICSQSLILSSPKDFIHKPPQTLSEEPVIVTKNYQHILALVFAVKELNKNLKLLPNVTLGFNIYDIYSSAELTYHATMKLLSTRNIFIPNYKCDIQENLISIIGALHSETSHQIANVLSIFKIPQLLYGSMSWRTLQTEFLSSYRMVPDDILQYLGILQLLIHFKWIWFGFIADDNDKVEMFLQHMLPLFSQKGICLAFVETCPSSFSFDEDDENGEVMKKGIETYNRVMSSTANALVFYGEADSIIFLRWVLFLPEVDDTIRKPKGRIWILTAQMELKSFVHQRHWDIQVLHGALSFAIHSKEVQGFKEFLQGRNPSSTTEDGFIRDFWEQAFGCVFPSSALDDVIHHFLKQVSFNNTAGDVVSFDQNRVLIGGFDILNWVTFPNQSFVRVKVGKMDPETPIPEQEFTVNEDDIVWHSWFNQVQPLSLCNDHCDSGYSKKTKEGQLSCCYDCILCPENKISNEKDMPDCFQCQEDHYPNKDKNACIPKRIHFLSYEEPLGIILATGALTCSLITALVLGIFRKHHDTPIVKANNRDLTYTLLISLLLCFLCALIFIGQPQRVTCLFRQTAFGIIFSVAVSCLLSKTVTVVLAFMATKPGSRMRKWVGKRFSTSIVLSCSLIQTGLCVVWWETSPPFPHTDTHSMNDEILLECNEGSTIMFYCVLGYMGFLALTCFTLAFFARKLPDSFNEAKFITFSMLVFCSVWLSFVPTYLSTKGKYIVAVEIFSILASSSGLLGCIFLPKCYIIVMKPQLNNREQLIRKKP is encoded by the exons ATGGCTGCATCGGTGGTGTTACAGCTGATGATTCTCCTCATAGTGGGCAATAGTCCTTTTGCTAAATGTAGAATCCAGGATCCCTACCATATCCTTCACAAATATTTTCAACCAGGAGACATAATATTTGGAGCTATTTGTTCTCAGAGTCTCATCCTCTCCAGTCCAAAAGACTTCATACATAAACCTCCACAGACGCTATCTGAAGAGCCTGT TATAGTGACAAAGaattaccagcacatcctggccttggtgTTTGCGGTAAAGGAGCTAAATAAAAATCTCAAGCTCCTACCAAATGTGACCCTGGGATTCAACATTTATGACATCTATTCCAGTGCTGAATTGACCTATCATGCCACAATGAAACTGCTTTCCACAAGGAATATATTTatccccaactacaaatgtgacatCCAGGAAAATCTGATTTCCATCATTGGGGCACTGCATTCAGAAACATCTCACCAGATAGCAAATGTTTTGAGTATCTTCAAGATTCCTCAG CTTTTGTATGGTTCTATGTCTTGGAGGACACTTCAAACTGAATTTCTTTCCTCCTATCGAATGGTCCCAGATGATATCCTCCAGTACTTGGGGATTCTACAGTTACTCATTCACTTCAAATGGATATGGTTTGGATTCATTGCTGATGACAATGATAAGGTAGAAATGTTTCTGCAACACATGCTTCCCTTATTTTCCCAGAAGGGCATCTGTTTAGCCTTTGTAGAAACATGCCCTTCAAGTTTTAGTTTTGATGAAGATGATGAGAATGGAGAAGTAATGAAAAAAGGGATTGAAACCTACAACAGAGTCATGAGCAGCACAGCCAATGCATTGGTGTTCTATGGAGAAGCAGATTCCATAATCTTTTTGAGATGGGTACTATTTCTACCAGAGGTGGATGACACAATACGAAAGCCAAAAGGTAGGATCTGGATTCTAACAGCTCAGATGGAGTTAAAATCATTTGTCCACCAACGGCATTGGGATATCCAAGTCCTCCATGGTGCTCTATCTTTCGCAATCCACTCCAAAGAGGTTCAAGGGTTCAAGGAATTTCTTCAGGGCAGAAACCCTTCCAGTACAACAGAAGATGGTTTTATCAGAGATTTCTGGGAACAGGCATTTGGCTGTGTATTCCCAAGCTCTGCTTTGGATGATGTG atccaccactttctgaaacaagtcTCATTTAACAACACTGCTGGGGATGTGGTTTCTTTTGATCAAAATAGAGTATTAATAGGTGGATTTGATATTTTAAACTGGGTCACATTCCCAAACCAATCTTTTGTTCGAGTAAAAGTTGGAAAGATGGATCCTGAAACTCCAATTCCAGAGCAAGAATTCACTGTTAATGAAGATGACATTGTGTGGCACAGCTGGTTTAACCAG GTACAGCCCCTTTCTCTATGCAACGATCACTGCGATTCAGGTTATAGCAAGAAAACGAAGGAAGGACAGCTGTCTTGCTGTTACGACTGCATTCTGTGTCCAGAAAATAAGATATCAAATGAGAAAG atATGCCTGACTGCTTTCAATGCCAAGAAGATCATTATCCAAACAAggataaaaatgcatgcattccCAAGCGTATACATTTCTTGTCATATGAGGAACCTTTGGGGATCATCTTAGCCACTGGTGCTCTCACATGTTCATTGATCACAGCTCTAGTGCTAGGGATTTTCAGGAAGCACCATGACACCCCCATTGTgaaagccaacaacagggacctcacctacactctcctcatctcccttctgctctgcttcctttgtgctTTGATATTCATTGGCCAGCCTCAGAGGGTGACATGTCTCTTCCGACAAACTgcctttggcatcatcttctcagtggctgtttcttgtcTGCTGTCCAAAACGGTgactgtggttctggctttcatggctaccaaaccaggatccaggatgaggaagtgggtggggaaaagattttccacctccattgttctttcTTGCTCACTTATCCAAACAGGGCTTTGTGTTGTATGGTGGGaaacctctcccccatttccaCATACTGACACTCATTCCATGAATGATGAAATTTTATTAGAATGTAATGAGGGCTCCACtatcatgttttactgtgtcttgggctacaTGGGTTTCCTGGCACTTACCTGCTTCACTCTGGCTTTCTTTGCCAGAaaattacctgacagtttcaatgaggccaagtttatcactttcagcatgttggtcttttgcagtgtgtggttgtcctttgttccaacctatctgagcaccaaaggaaaatacattgTTGCCGTTGAGATCTTCTCTATTTTAGCTTCCAGCTCTGGGTTGCTGGGCTGCATCTTTCTCCCCAAGTGTTACATTATTGTGATGAAGCCTCAGCTGAACAATAGGGAACAACTAATAAGAAAAAAGCCTTGA